One window of the Chitinophaga niabensis genome contains the following:
- a CDS encoding IscS subfamily cysteine desulfurase, translating to MLKLPVYLDYNATTPCDPRVLEAMIPYFTAHFGNAASRNHSFGWSAEEAVDVAREQVATLIGADKTEIVFTSGATESVNLAIKGVFETYGSKGNHIITTETEHKAVLDTCKHLEKQGAAVTYLPVDHQGMPDLQALEAAITEQTILIAVMYANNETGVIHPIREIGAIAKKRDVLFLTDATQAIGKIPVNVLEDYIDLLALSAHKLYGPKGVGALYVRRKQPRVKLIAQQDGGGHERGMRSGTLNVPGIVGLGKACELAGAEMAAERKRLSALRDKLEKALLALEETHTNGSITHRLPHVCNISFKYADANGLMMGFNRQIAVSSGSACTSATAEPSYVLKAMGLSDDLAHSSLRFAVGRFTTEEEVDFAIRVVTDTVHTLRELSSLNS from the coding sequence ATGCTGAAATTGCCTGTATACCTGGATTATAACGCTACCACTCCTTGCGACCCAAGGGTACTGGAAGCTATGATCCCTTACTTTACAGCACATTTTGGCAATGCGGCGAGTCGCAATCATAGCTTTGGCTGGTCTGCGGAAGAAGCAGTGGATGTAGCCCGGGAACAGGTAGCCACGCTGATCGGAGCAGATAAAACAGAGATCGTTTTCACCTCCGGTGCCACGGAATCTGTGAATCTGGCCATCAAAGGGGTATTTGAGACATATGGCAGCAAGGGCAACCATATTATCACAACAGAAACCGAGCACAAAGCTGTGCTGGATACCTGCAAACACCTTGAAAAGCAAGGCGCTGCGGTAACTTACCTCCCGGTAGATCATCAGGGCATGCCTGACCTGCAAGCCCTGGAAGCTGCCATCACAGAACAAACCATCCTCATTGCCGTGATGTATGCTAATAACGAAACAGGGGTGATCCATCCCATTCGTGAAATTGGCGCCATTGCTAAAAAACGGGATGTGCTGTTCCTGACGGATGCTACACAGGCTATTGGCAAGATCCCCGTAAATGTGCTGGAGGACTATATTGATCTGTTAGCATTATCTGCCCACAAACTCTATGGTCCCAAAGGAGTGGGTGCTTTATATGTTCGCCGGAAACAGCCCAGGGTGAAATTAATCGCCCAGCAGGATGGCGGAGGTCACGAAAGAGGCATGCGCTCCGGCACTTTGAATGTTCCGGGGATTGTAGGGCTTGGCAAAGCCTGTGAACTGGCAGGTGCCGAAATGGCAGCCGAAAGGAAAAGGCTTTCTGCCCTGCGGGACAAACTGGAAAAAGCCCTGCTGGCGCTCGAAGAAACCCATACAAACGGGTCCATCACCCACAGATTGCCACATGTCTGCAATATTTCATTCAAATATGCAGATGCCAACGGCCTGATGATGGGTTTTAACAGGCAAATTGCCGTATCTTCAGGCTCAGCTTGCACTTCAGCTACTGCAGAACCCAGTTATGTGCTGAAAGCAATGGGGCTGAGCGATGATCTGGCACACTCTTCGCTACGTTTTGCTGTAGGCAGGTTCACTACGGAAGAAGAAGTGGATTTTGCCATCCGGGTAGTGACAGACACCGTACATACTTTAAGAGAATTGAGTTCGTTAAATAGTTAA
- the mce gene encoding methylmalonyl-CoA epimerase translates to MLKVEHIGIAVKSLTASIPLFEKLLNTPCYKKEEVSSEGVTTAFFQQGETKIELLESMKEDSAIAKFLEKKGEGIHHIAFEVADIHAEMKRLEGEGFELIHKVPKQGADNKLVCFLHPKNTNGVLVELTQEIQL, encoded by the coding sequence ATGTTAAAAGTGGAACACATCGGGATTGCTGTAAAATCGCTTACTGCTTCCATCCCGCTCTTCGAAAAACTGCTGAACACCCCTTGTTATAAAAAAGAAGAAGTAAGTTCAGAAGGCGTGACCACAGCCTTTTTTCAGCAGGGAGAAACCAAGATAGAATTGCTGGAATCAATGAAGGAGGACAGTGCTATTGCAAAATTCCTGGAGAAGAAAGGAGAGGGCATTCATCACATTGCTTTTGAAGTAGCTGATATTCATGCGGAAATGAAAAGGCTGGAAGGAGAAGGTTTTGAGCTGATCCATAAAGTACCCAAACAGGGGGCAGACAACAAACTGGTTTGCTTCTTACACCCAAAGAACACAAATGGTGTACTGGTAGAACTTACACAGGAAATTCAGCTGTGA
- a CDS encoding UDP-N-acetylmuramoyl-tripeptide--D-alanyl-D-alanine ligase, which translates to MLSNIPAVNIEQLYQVYLKHPNVQTDTRKLQPGDLFFALRGPNFNGNQYAAAALAAGAAYAVIDDPAFHTDPEKMLLVNDVLQTLQELALHHRQQFNIPFIAITGTNGKTTTKEMVRTVLGAQYRTCATVGNLNNHIGVPLTILSIPQDAEMAVIEMGANHQREIAGYCTVALPTFGLITNVGKAHLEGFGGEAGVRIAKGELYDHLRETGGTAFVCSDYDYLLDMSKGIGNIITYGQGKADYTGKPIPGKAFLELETTETGHISTHLVGDYNFPNVMAAIAIGLYFKVPAEKIKTVIEGYIPSNNRSQVVHRGSNVFIMDAYNANPSSMKAAIENFAGIHAEQKVLLLGAMKELGEDSLKEHQALVDQLQRTHWKAVILVDGDFAKVNHPYIFLQNAEEAKKWVRQQGLENTYFLVKGSRSVGMEKVLPES; encoded by the coding sequence TTGCTGTCAAACATACCGGCCGTGAATATTGAACAGTTATACCAGGTTTACTTAAAGCACCCCAACGTGCAAACAGATACCCGTAAATTACAACCGGGCGATCTTTTCTTTGCATTACGCGGACCTAACTTCAATGGTAACCAATATGCAGCAGCGGCATTGGCTGCCGGGGCTGCTTATGCAGTAATAGATGATCCGGCCTTTCATACAGACCCGGAGAAGATGCTGCTGGTAAATGATGTACTGCAAACCCTGCAGGAACTGGCCCTGCATCACCGGCAACAATTTAATATTCCTTTTATTGCCATTACCGGCACTAACGGTAAAACCACTACGAAAGAAATGGTGCGTACCGTTCTGGGAGCACAATACCGTACCTGTGCCACCGTAGGCAATCTCAATAATCATATAGGCGTGCCCTTAACCATCCTCAGCATCCCCCAGGATGCAGAAATGGCCGTTATTGAAATGGGCGCCAACCACCAACGGGAAATTGCAGGGTATTGCACCGTTGCACTTCCGACCTTCGGCCTTATCACCAATGTTGGGAAAGCCCACCTGGAAGGCTTTGGTGGAGAAGCGGGTGTGCGCATTGCCAAAGGGGAATTATATGATCACCTGAGAGAAACCGGTGGTACTGCTTTTGTTTGCAGCGATTATGATTATTTGCTGGACATGAGTAAAGGCATCGGCAATATTATCACCTATGGCCAGGGGAAAGCGGATTATACCGGCAAACCCATTCCAGGAAAAGCTTTCCTGGAACTGGAAACAACGGAAACAGGGCATATCAGCACCCACCTGGTGGGAGATTATAACTTCCCGAATGTAATGGCAGCTATTGCCATTGGCTTATATTTCAAGGTGCCCGCAGAGAAGATCAAAACAGTGATTGAAGGGTATATCCCCTCCAATAACCGCTCACAGGTGGTGCATCGCGGCAGTAATGTATTTATCATGGATGCTTACAATGCAAACCCATCCAGCATGAAAGCTGCCATTGAAAACTTTGCAGGCATCCATGCTGAGCAGAAAGTACTTCTGCTGGGCGCTATGAAAGAATTGGGAGAAGATAGCCTGAAAGAACACCAGGCACTGGTAGATCAGTTACAACGTACGCACTGGAAAGCTGTGATATTAGTAGATGGTGATTTTGCCAAAGTGAACCATCCCTATATCTTCCTGCAAAATGCAGAAGAGGCCAAAAAATGGGTGCGCCAACAGGGTCTTGAGAACACTTATTTCTTAGTGAAAGGGTCCCGAAGTGTAGGAATGGAAAAGGTTTTACCGGAATCTTAA
- a CDS encoding YceI family protein, whose translation MKQLLFLSTFLLSCLAGIGQEVYSCKAPKLSFFSSAPLENISASSERGVSAINIKTKAIYFKVPMNTFQFKKALMQEHFNENYVESEKYPFAEYKGKFAEDVDFSKNGTYPVTVEGVLSLHGVEKSYKGKGTITVRDGKFNVNSKFNVTVADHKIKIPSLVVKNIAEVVEVTVNADYQPVTK comes from the coding sequence ATGAAACAATTATTATTCCTGAGCACCTTTTTGCTGAGCTGCCTGGCGGGCATAGGGCAGGAGGTCTATTCCTGCAAAGCACCCAAGCTCAGCTTCTTTTCCAGCGCACCGCTGGAAAATATCAGCGCTTCCAGCGAACGGGGTGTTTCTGCCATTAATATTAAAACAAAGGCGATCTATTTTAAAGTACCCATGAATACTTTTCAATTTAAGAAAGCCCTTATGCAGGAACACTTCAATGAGAACTATGTAGAAAGTGAAAAGTACCCTTTCGCTGAATACAAAGGCAAGTTTGCAGAAGACGTGGATTTTTCAAAGAACGGCACTTATCCAGTAACCGTGGAAGGCGTGCTGAGCCTGCATGGTGTGGAAAAATCCTATAAAGGAAAGGGCACCATCACCGTAAGGGATGGAAAGTTCAATGTGAACTCCAAATTCAATGTTACGGTGGCTGATCATAAGATCAAGATCCCCAGCCTGGTAGTGAAGAACATTGCCGAGGTAGTAGAAGTTACGGTGAATGCCGATTATCAACCAGTTACTAAATAA
- a CDS encoding DUF5777 family beta-barrel protein encodes MLQIRMLTALLLVAPAVMAQDDLSKMFGKDSVSKGPVIATFKSTRIINGQSNETLKKGELDFRVAHRFGDLGGDAGGSKTFFGIDNSTDIRIAFEYGITDRLMVGLSRAKGSGNFSQLYEGLAKFKILQQTLDNRIPLGITVFGNAVVTSMKSSTVESDAAYFDNFSSRMSYTGQVILSRKFGNILSLAVLPTYIHRNRVVHMDVNDMFAVGVGGRLRFSKRMALVVDYFLPFREQASKDYFEGRGVKFYNPLGVGLEIETGGHVFSVNFTNSTAILENQFIPETTSTWLEGQFRWGFNISRRFSLGGK; translated from the coding sequence ATGTTGCAGATCCGCATGCTCACAGCCCTTTTGCTCGTAGCGCCGGCAGTTATGGCGCAGGACGATCTTAGTAAGATGTTCGGAAAAGATTCCGTTAGCAAAGGCCCCGTGATAGCTACATTCAAGAGCACCCGTATTATCAATGGCCAGTCCAACGAAACCCTTAAAAAAGGAGAACTGGATTTCCGCGTGGCACACCGTTTTGGTGATCTGGGCGGGGATGCGGGAGGTTCCAAAACCTTCTTTGGAATAGATAATTCTACGGACATCCGCATTGCTTTTGAGTATGGAATTACCGATCGTCTCATGGTTGGGCTTAGCCGTGCCAAGGGAAGTGGTAATTTTTCCCAGCTATATGAAGGGCTGGCCAAGTTCAAAATTTTACAGCAAACCCTGGATAACCGTATTCCATTGGGCATCACCGTTTTCGGAAATGCCGTAGTGACCTCTATGAAGAGCAGTACGGTAGAATCCGATGCCGCTTATTTTGATAATTTCAGCAGCCGTATGAGCTATACAGGGCAGGTGATCCTTTCCCGCAAATTCGGCAACATCCTGTCTCTCGCAGTGCTGCCTACTTATATTCACCGTAACCGGGTAGTGCATATGGATGTGAATGATATGTTTGCAGTAGGTGTGGGAGGGCGTTTACGCTTTTCCAAACGAATGGCGCTGGTGGTAGATTACTTCCTGCCGTTCCGCGAGCAGGCCAGCAAAGATTACTTTGAGGGCCGAGGGGTTAAATTCTATAACCCATTGGGTGTAGGATTGGAGATCGAAACCGGCGGACACGTGTTCAGCGTGAATTTCACCAATTCTACCGCCATCCTGGAGAATCAATTCATCCCGGAAACCACCTCTACCTGGCTGGAAGGTCAGTTCAGATGGGGATTCAATATTTCCCGCCGTTTTTCTCTGGGTGGGAAGTAA
- a CDS encoding DUF4157 domain-containing protein yields the protein MDTIRCRIKENSTIARIAAWRMKSPRMAIVFGHVIHLYGVSREQFLAHTGWVRHEVCHVKQYRENGFWGFLWQYVLDWMRVGYHANRFEKAARLAESNVQELDGVEIT from the coding sequence ATGGATACCATTCGCTGCCGGATCAAAGAAAATTCAACTATAGCCCGGATAGCCGCCTGGAGGATGAAAAGCCCCAGGATGGCTATCGTTTTTGGGCATGTGATCCATTTATACGGCGTAAGCCGGGAACAATTCCTGGCCCATACCGGATGGGTACGGCATGAGGTTTGCCATGTAAAACAATACAGGGAAAATGGCTTTTGGGGCTTTTTATGGCAGTATGTGCTGGACTGGATGAGGGTAGGATATCATGCCAATCGCTTTGAAAAGGCCGCCAGGCTTGCGGAGAGCAATGTTCAGGAACTGGACGGCGTAGAAATAACCTAA
- the apaG gene encoding Co2+/Mg2+ efflux protein ApaG, translating to MVKKVTEGITISVETFYQPDYSNPIGSEFMFAYRITIENNNTFPIKLLRRHWYIIDSNGSHREVEGEGVVGVQPLLAPSESYQYVSGSNLRTEIGKMYGTYQMENQLNKKLFEVKIPEFQMVVPFKMN from the coding sequence ATGGTAAAGAAAGTCACCGAAGGCATTACCATCAGCGTGGAAACGTTTTACCAACCTGATTATTCCAATCCTATAGGCAGCGAGTTTATGTTTGCTTACCGGATCACTATAGAGAATAACAATACGTTTCCGATCAAGCTGTTGAGACGCCACTGGTATATCATCGACTCAAATGGCTCCCACCGGGAAGTGGAGGGAGAAGGTGTTGTAGGGGTTCAACCGCTGCTTGCACCATCAGAAAGCTATCAGTATGTTTCAGGTTCCAACCTGCGTACAGAGATCGGCAAAATGTATGGTACCTATCAAATGGAAAACCAGCTGAATAAGAAATTATTCGAAGTAAAGATCCCGGAATTCCAGATGGTAGTTCCCTTCAAAATGAACTAA